The following DNA comes from Candidatus Ozemobacteraceae bacterium.
AGGAGACGATGGACAGGCTGCCGGCCACCTGGCTCAACGATTTCGACGATATTCTTCCCATGCCCATACGGCCTGCGGAACTCCAGGCGCGCCTGGCCGTCGCTGACCGGCTGTACAAGCTCGAAAATAAACTTCGCCGGAGCAACAGCCGCGTCGAGGAGGCGGACAGGATCATCGCGCGGGGCAACCGCCAGATGCTGCAGGACCAGTACGCCGTGGCGAAAATCCAGACTGCGCTGCTCCCCAGTTCGCTGCCGGCGATCTCGGAGGCGGAATTCGCCTGGACGTACAAGCCCCGCGCGGAAGTGGCAGGCGACGGCCTCAACGTGTTCCGTCTCGACGAGGCGCACGTTGGCTTCTACGTGCTCGACGTTTCGGGAAGCGGCACGCCGGCCGCCTTGCTGTCGGTGCTTCTGAGCCGCCAGATTTCACCGTTTCCCGTCCAATCGACGCTCCTGAAAAGTCTCGTGAAGGAAGCGCCGGGATACAGGCTGAATCCCCCGTCGGAAGTCCTGAGCGAGTTGAACCGGACGTTCCCGTTCGATTCCGAACGCATTCAATTCTTCACGATGTTTTATGGAATCCTCAATGTCAAGACGGGCAACCTCCGATACGCCGTCGCCGGACACCCTCTGCCGGTGCTGACGCATGCCGGCATGCCTCCCCGATACCTCATCGGCGGCGGGTATCCCATCGGCTTCGTCGATGATGCCGTCTACGAAGAGCACCAGATCGACCTGTGCCATGGCGACCGGCTTTTCGTCTTCACCGACGGCCTCAGCGAGGCCCGCGACGAGAGCGGCCGCCAGTTCGGCCCCTTCGCCATGCTCCAGACCCTTGGCGGCATCGACTCGTGCGATCTGAAGGACAGCGTGCTGAAGCTCATGTCCGCGGCGGAAGCCTGGTGCGGGAAGGCCGGTTTCCATGACGACGTATCCCTGCTGGCCGTCGGCCTGCGGTGAACCCGGGAACGAACATCGATGTCGCATCATGACCACGAGGCGGAAGCGCCGAAATCCCTTTCTCTGGGCGTTCTGACGCTGTCGGACACGAGAGGGGTGGCGGAAGACCGGTCCGGAGCGTTGCTGAAGGACCTATTGTCGGGCGCCGGCCATCACATCGATGCGTACGCGGTCATCCGCGAAGATCCCGGGCTTATCGAGGCGACGCTGATCGAGTGGCTCTCAAAGCCTCTCGACGCGATCGTCACGAACGGCGGGACCGGCCTCACCTCGCGCGACGGGACGATCGAGGTCGCCCGCCGCCTGATGCAGAAGGAACTCGAAGGATTCGGCGAACTCTTCCGTTTTCTTTCCTTCCAGCAGATCGGCCCCGCAGGAATGCTCAGCCGCTCGACCGCCGGACTGGCTTCGGGGAAGATCCTCGTCTGCCTTCCCGGCTCGACCAAGGCCGTCAGGCTGGCGGCGGTCAGGCTTCTCATCCCGGAGCTGCCCCACATGGTCAGAGAAGCTCGGCGTTGAAAATAATACATCAATTACAATAAAACAAGCCGGCGCCTCAGGGCGCCGGCCTGTTCCGTGAAGACGGGGATCAGGAACCGAACAGTCCCTTCAGTTTCCCAAGGAGGCCGCCGGACCCCGCGTCCGTCAATTTCTTGCCGGAGATCGCTTCCATCAGCTTCAGCAGGTCGGTCCGGTACACCGAGGCGTCGTCGGATTCGTAGATCGTCTTGCGGTTGTCGATCAGACGACTGACCGCACCGCCGTCGTCGTGAATGGTGAAATCGACCTTGTGCTTGAGGACGTTTCCGACTTCGGTTGTCGGGATGGCGCCGGCGCTGCCCTCGCGGTTGACGATGAGCTTGATCTTGTCCGGCGGATACTTCAGGTTGTCCATGACCTTCAGGCAAATGTGCATGTTCTTGATGTGATTGGCGTTCGGAAGCATCACCATGAAAATATAATCTGAAATATCCATGGCGTTGATCGTCAGGTCCTGGAAGAAGGAGTGGAGATCCAGGATGATCCAGTCGAAATGTTTGCGCACGAGATCAAGAAGGGATCGCAGGTGGCTCGAGTTGATCATTTCCGACTGCTCGGGCTTGACCGGAGCCGCCAAGACCGAGAAGCCCACGGGATGCTGCACGAAATAGTCCTTCAGCACGTCGATGTTGTCGGTCGGGTTGTCGACGAGGTCTGCGATGGTGCGTTTCTGGTTGAGCCCGAGCATGAAGGCCATGTCGCCGAACTGGAGTTCGAGATCGACGACGAGGACTTTCTCGCCGGCGACCTTCGTGAGGCCCGACGCCAGGTTCGCCGCCAGCACGCTCTTTCCGGCTCCGCTCTTCGGGCTGAACAGGGAGATGATCTTGGCGTGCTTCTCCTCGACGGGTTTTTCCCCGGCGGTGCTGCGAAGACGACGCGACAGCGCCGTCATAATGCGCAGGGAGATGAACGAGTTCAGCCGCAGCAGCATGTCGAAGTCGGTCTTCGAGATGACGAGAAGCGTGCAGATGTCGCTGGTGCGGATGGTGGCCGAGCGGGGGGCGCCTTCGATCAGGGCCATTTCCCCAAAGAAATTGTTCTTGTCGCTGGCCTTGATCGTGTTGACGACCTTGTCTTCGCCGTTTTCCTTCTTCAGGATCTCGACGACGCCCTCCTTGATCAGGTAGAACGCGTCTCCGATGTCACCTTCCTTGAAAAGCACCGTTCCCTTCGGAAACGAGCGTTCCTTCACGACCTCGGAAATCTTCTTGAGATCCGATTCTTCCAGTCCTTCGAATAGAGCTATCGAGTTCAGCAGACTGATATGACTCACTTCCTCTCGTGGAAATTATCGCTGCCCGGAGCTTCAGCCGGCGAGCGAAGGTTTCTTCATGGTGTCTTCGGCGTTTCGGCCGCCGGCTTCGATGCCGCGTCCGCCGCCGGTTTTTCCTGCGTCTTCGGGGCTGTGCCGGCGGTATCGCCGATGCCCATCAGGCGGTTGTAGATTTTCTCGGCGGTTTCGACGTTGAGCAGCTTTTCCCAGACGGTGTCCTTGCCCTTGAGGGAAATGAGTTTCACCTCGGTGGGATTCACCGCGATGAAGGCCATCGGCTCGATGGTCGCGCCGCCGCCCGAGCCGCCGCCGAACGCGTTCGACTCTTTCTTGCCCTCGCCGCCGCCCGCGCCGAACCCGAAGGAGACCTTGGTGACGGGAATGACCGTCCAGTTCTGCACCGTGATCGGCTCGCCGACGACCGTCTTCGAGTTGATCGCGACCTGCAGCTCCGACAGCACCGTCTTGATGAGTGAATCGATACTCATGGATCTACCTCCGAGAATGGGTGAGCACATCTTACCAGAGTTGCCCCGTTTTGTGAAACAAGATCGTGAAAACCTCAATTCCGGATTCTATCTGCGACATCTGCTGCATCCCATTCCTCTTGGGATTGGTTCTCCTGTATCACGCTTTCGTCTTTGAGCGGGCTTTGTGCCAGTGCCAGAGGTCGCGGAGGGCTTTCCAGAAATCGAGGGTCGTCAGCAGGACGAGCCAGGCCCAGAGGATGCGCCAGGGCTGGATGAGGATGCCGCCGTCGACGAGAACGTGCAGGGTTGGTCCCGTGAAGACGGGGATCGGTTCGAAACGGACGGAGAACGGGACCAGAAGGCCCGCGAAGGGGGCCGCGAGGCCCTGGGTCATTCCCGTGAGATGGGCTTCGGTGAGGCCGTAGCGGACGCGGCAGACGGAGGGGCGCAGGTGAACGCCGTTCCAGTGATCGGCCGCCAGTCGCTTCAGCAACGGGGAAGCGCGTCGCCAGCCTTTCATGCCGAGCTTCAGCCAGGTTTTTGCCGTGCGCCAGCCCTCGGCCGCGCGGCGCCGCAGTCGCCGCAGGTCGGTGCGGATTCTGTCGCCAAAGGGCTTTTCGCGTGAGGGAGATTCTTCTTCCTGCGTCGTATGCGGAGATGCAGGCTCGAAACGAGGGGAGGCGGCTGAGGTCTCGGAAGAAGGGGATACGGACTCTTCCTCGCTGAAGGGGGACACCGGCGCGGATGGCGCCTTTTCCGGAGGTTCCTGGTGTGGGCGTGGAGCTGCCGTTGTCGCCGGTTTCTCAGCGGCGGCCGGAGAAACGGAGAGGACCGGCTCGGCGGCCTTCTCTTCGACGCTCTGCGGCATGTCGTCCTTCGGTGACGCGGTACTGTCTGCTGATTTCATGGGTGGGGGCTGAGGAGGAGCCGCAGGGCGGACAGGAGGGGCCGATGGAGCTTCGGCCTTCTCGGCTGGAACCGGTGCGGCGGTCGAGAAGGTTGGGGTCGGGGCAGGGGAGGGTGGTGGCGGGGCAGCAGGGGACGAGGGCGATTTGCGCTCGGGGCGGGGCGGCCTGCCGCCGGCGATCCGCCAGGACCAGCGCCAGAAGCCGATGCGGACGTTCCGGGCACGCCTGTCGAGGCCGGCGTCGAGCCAGAGAAGGCCGAACAGGTGGGTGAACCTGACGTGACCCCGCTGGCCGGCGGGCGTTCCCCGGAGACGGAGCATGAAGGTGAGAGGGTGGAGGAGGAAAAAAGCCGAAACCACCAGGGTCGCCGCAAGTGCAATCTTGAACAGCAGCCACCCGATGCCGAACGCGGCCCCGGCGAAAGCAATAAACTGTTCAATGTATATCAGATAACATATAATGGCGGCGCATATCGCAGCGACCGGCAGCGCGATGTCTCTGGCCGTCATCACGGAACCACCATCGCGAGATCCGCGCGGCCGGCTTCGACCACCGCCCGCGTCACGGCCGGCAGGACCTCGCCGTCGAGCTGGACGCCGACCGGTTCGGGGCATTCTATCTCGATTCGGCGGCCCGTCGCCCGGCAGGCAGCATCCGGCGGCGGGCCGCGGCCCGTTTTGGCGCCCCAGAGGCCCTTCAACAGAGGTCTCAGCGAGAGGCTCTCGAACAGGACGAGGTCGATCACGCCGTCGTCGGGGCGGGCCGCCGGCGCGAAAAACAGGTTGCCGCCGTACCGGCGGAGATTCGCGCAGAGAAGGTATGCCCCGGTGCGCCACTCCGCGCCGTCGACCCGCACGCGGAGGGTCGGAGGCCGGTAAAACGGATACCGCAGGGCCGTTTCGAGGTGAAACGCGTACTGGCCGAGCAGGCGCTTCGACCGCGCCGGAACGTGGCCGGCGACGTGGGCGTCGAACCCGAAGCCGGCCGACATGAGAAAACGTCTGCCGTTCATGCGCCCGGTGTCGAGCCGCTGAACCGTGCCGGTCAGGAGGAGTTTGGCGGCTTCCCGCAGGTTGAGAGGGATGCCGAGCTCCTTGGCGACGACGTTTGCCGTGCCTGCCGGCAGAAGGCCGATCACCCCCGCGGAGGGAAACTCGGCGATCGCTTCGAACAGCGTGCCGTCGCCGCCGCAGACGGCGACGAGCGTGTCGGGATCGCTTCCGTGACGGCGGGCGAGTTCGGTCGCGTGGCCGGGCCGTTCGGTCCAGACGAGTTCGGTGGGAACATGCGCCGAAAGAAGGTCGACGGCCGCCCGCAATCCAGCCTGATCCCGTCCCCGGGCGCCGGGATTGGCTATCAGGACGACGTTGCGGAGACTCATGAAATCTCTACGGCGTGCGGATCGTCCAGGTCGCCGGCGATGACGCAGGGGCGCGCGGCGACGTCATGGTTGAAAACCACGATGGTTTTCGTGTTCAGCACCTGGTCGATGAACCGCTGACGCGACCGGAGGCTTTCCAGCGGACGGATATCGAACGCCGACTGCCAGATCGCGTTGAGATGGCAGGAGGTCGGGCAGAGGTCGGCGGGCCAGGCGAACTGTTGTTCGCCGCTCTGGAGGAAAACCATCTGAT
Coding sequences within:
- a CDS encoding fused response regulator/phosphatase; amino-acid sequence: MSVPQSRQENATRTAVICIAQYHIASTLSDQVMAAGYAVQLENPGEGLYERIVRHSPGLVVFDGEADLEASLRIARRLEQLWVHRIVAIGQETMDRLPATWLNDFDDILPMPIRPAELQARLAVADRLYKLENKLRRSNSRVEEADRIIARGNRQMLQDQYAVAKIQTALLPSSLPAISEAEFAWTYKPRAEVAGDGLNVFRLDEAHVGFYVLDVSGSGTPAALLSVLLSRQISPFPVQSTLLKSLVKEAPGYRLNPPSEVLSELNRTFPFDSERIQFFTMFYGILNVKTGNLRYAVAGHPLPVLTHAGMPPRYLIGGGYPIGFVDDAVYEEHQIDLCHGDRLFVFTDGLSEARDESGRQFGPFAMLQTLGGIDSCDLKDSVLKLMSAAEAWCGKAGFHDDVSLLAVGLR
- a CDS encoding YegS/Rv2252/BmrU family lipid kinase — protein: MSLRNVVLIANPGARGRDQAGLRAAVDLLSAHVPTELVWTERPGHATELARRHGSDPDTLVAVCGGDGTLFEAIAEFPSAGVIGLLPAGTANVVAKELGIPLNLREAAKLLLTGTVQRLDTGRMNGRRFLMSAGFGFDAHVAGHVPARSKRLLGQYAFHLETALRYPFYRPPTLRVRVDGAEWRTGAYLLCANLRRYGGNLFFAPAARPDDGVIDLVLFESLSLRPLLKGLWGAKTGRGPPPDAACRATGRRIEIECPEPVGVQLDGEVLPAVTRAVVEAGRADLAMVVP
- a CDS encoding spore germination protein GerW family protein, yielding MSIDSLIKTVLSELQVAINSKTVVGEPITVQNWTVIPVTKVSFGFGAGGGEGKKESNAFGGGSGGGATIEPMAFIAVNPTEVKLISLKGKDTVWEKLLNVETAEKIYNRLMGIGDTAGTAPKTQEKPAADAASKPAAETPKTP
- a CDS encoding molybdenum cofactor biosynthesis protein B, yielding MSHHDHEAEAPKSLSLGVLTLSDTRGVAEDRSGALLKDLLSGAGHHIDAYAVIREDPGLIEATLIEWLSKPLDAIVTNGGTGLTSRDGTIEVARRLMQKELEGFGELFRFLSFQQIGPAGMLSRSTAGLASGKILVCLPGSTKAVRLAAVRLLIPELPHMVREARR
- a CDS encoding cyclic nucleotide-binding domain-containing protein, encoding MSHISLLNSIALFEGLEESDLKKISEVVKERSFPKGTVLFKEGDIGDAFYLIKEGVVEILKKENGEDKVVNTIKASDKNNFFGEMALIEGAPRSATIRTSDICTLLVISKTDFDMLLRLNSFISLRIMTALSRRLRSTAGEKPVEEKHAKIISLFSPKSGAGKSVLAANLASGLTKVAGEKVLVVDLELQFGDMAFMLGLNQKRTIADLVDNPTDNIDVLKDYFVQHPVGFSVLAAPVKPEQSEMINSSHLRSLLDLVRKHFDWIILDLHSFFQDLTINAMDISDYIFMVMLPNANHIKNMHICLKVMDNLKYPPDKIKLIVNREGSAGAIPTTEVGNVLKHKVDFTIHDDGGAVSRLIDNRKTIYESDDASVYRTDLLKLMEAISGKKLTDAGSGGLLGKLKGLFGS